The Dreissena polymorpha isolate Duluth1 chromosome 9, UMN_Dpol_1.0, whole genome shotgun sequence genome contains the following window.
AGGTTAATAACCCTAAGtcatatatgagccgtgctctgtgaaaagggggtttatgcCATGTACGAAAAGTGTCGTACTTGAATTCTGCTAAAACGAGACTttgttgaaacgaaaaatataaaagcggaaagtgtcgtccctgattagtctgtgcggactgcccagatttatctgggactatactttacgcaaatgctttaaaccccctattcacagagcacggcccatacaTAGAGATAATAACAGATTACAGCCCTATAGATGTGTGAAAGAGAAtatgaggcttagaataaaataaaggCACATAATATCAAAGCACTCACAGAGCACAAAGTCTGCTCAGCAGACACATGCATATCCATATTATCTTCAACTATGAAGCTTATGTATTGTCCAAGTGTTGTCTATGAAATAACGCTAAATAGGTAGGAATTAACGTTTTGATACAAAATTCACGTGCTAATATTCCAATCTGATAAGACGACATTACCATATTGAAAATAGAAAACGTCTCTTTTTCCAacgcataatttaaaaaaagaaacgcctataaACCTACCAACATATCAACGTAAAACGGAATTTTATTTCACACTGATTCACGATGTCTCGTATAAATACCCATTTATTTTTATCTAAATTAGAATCTAGATTTTACCTTTAAGAAATATGAGGATGACCAAATCTCATTTTATGGCACCCATTAGCTATTGTTCGTGTGACGTGTGGACTCTTATTAATATAGTAAGAACGGAAAACTCAGTAGATCAATTTGATATTATATATGTAacatatgtgtgtgtatgtggaTTAATGATTGAAGTCATTCACGCAGTAAATGAAGTTTATCTGTTAAAACATATCTGGAAACCAACAGTCAGTGTTTTGGCTATGAACAAATACTAACACAAGCTTCGCGAAGATGAGATgcctattttcaatattaaacttATTCGTTTTCTATGATAGTTTTATCTCTGCGGTGCAGTTACAAAACTTGAATGATACCATCACTGCAACCAACGACAACATAGATGCCGATCAAATAATTGTAAATGGGTCAATGGATAGCGAAGATGCAAGCGGTAGTAAGATTGGAATGAAATGTTTATCCATCGGATATAACAGTAACTCTTTACCGgatatatataacaaaattatggaacgttatCGAAAGAATTTGCATCCAAACTTCGGAAGTCAGGAGACGTTTAACGTCACCATTAATTCTCGGTTGGAAACGTTGATACAACTGGATCAGGTAGAGGAGCGACTTTCGTCTGTGATGTCGTTCACAATCAATTGGAGAGACACTCGGCTCGACTGGATGAACGATATCTTGTGCCTTGTGAATCAAAACGTGTCGGCCAAATTGCCACGGCAGGCATTCTTCATGGAACTTGATAAGGAGCTGATTTGGAGACCGTCAATAACAATCGCTAATCCGCATAGCCCAATTTACATGCTGTCAGACAACATTGGGGTAGACATAAGctttattttcattaacaaagTTGTATATAGAACTAATGTTCTTTTATCTATAACAAATTAACATgaataattgtaataatttatatttgttgtattaacaaaaaaaatatttatgatttgtttatataaacttTGCATTAGCTGAAATCATATTATGTATACACCATCTGACAATTTTATAGGTAGGAAGCCTTTCTATTTCAGAGTCAAGTCGTCGACGTTATGTTCCTTGGCGAGGTTACATGGGAATACTCGCAAATAGTGGAAACCCGATGTAGTGTTGATAGCACTCATTTCCCGTTCGACAAACAGTTTTGTGAAATACAGATATCGGTACCATCGTATTCTGGCAGCGAGATCTCACTCACGCATTGTATCAATCCAGATACTTTGTCTACTGGAGAGTGGCAAATTTTAActttcaaacagtttcaaacaaagaaaaaaataggATTTCGTCAGGTTTTTATTATCGAATATGAGTTGGAACGTAAACCCCTTAACACATTTGTAATAATTGTTATACCGGTATTTATTCTGGTGTCAATGGTTCCTCTAGTTTTCCTGATACCAAAGGAGTCCGGTGAACGTCTGAGTTTAGCGGTGACAGGTTTATTAGCGGTGTCTGTGTACATGTCACTCGTAGCAGGAAGTTTGCCAAGCAGTTCAGACCCTATGCCCCTGATCAACGTGTGCATTTTTGTGTGGTTCTTGTCAAATGCGGCCATTGTAATAATAGTTATTTTGGATTCTGCTCTCAATGTTAAGAAGGAAACAAAGCATGTTCCGTCTGTTTGTGACCCCATAGTTACATTTGCCAGAAGACTGCGTTGCGAGGTAAAGAAAGTTTCAGAACATGATTCATCAGAAGAGGATATTGAGATGGTATCGCATAATGATGGAACGCACAACAGAAATGACCGAGGGAAATCGAATTTTCAAGATAGGAAAATCACCTGGCAGCACGTAAGTCGCGCCCTGGACACATATATGATCGTGATTATCTATGCAATAAAGATCGTATTCGCCGTATGCGTGTTCATTGTTCTGTACTATGGCGACGTTGACAAGTCAAGTCCTCGGGTGCAAGCCGCCCGCCTGCAAAGCATTATTTCACAAGTGATTGTGTGTGAGGACAATGGAATATAAAAGGTTGTTGTATCACAAGGCTGTATGTATTTGTTGATAACACCAAAGCGTTCGATTATTTGGTGAAGGATATCATCTGGTATAAACTGTTGAAGCTAGGCGTTAGAGGAAAAATGTTTGATatcatacaatgtatacaaatgtgaaatcaagaataaaattaggtAATACACTAACTAATGGATATGTTTAGGAGTAAGACAATGAGAATCATTATCACaatttctatttttttatttatttgaacgacTAAGAAGAACATTATgtgttaaatgattttaaagGAAAAGATATTGGTATGCTAAaactatgttttttgttatatgcAGATGAGATTGTAATTATAGCAGAAACTGAGGAAGAACTAAATAAAGGTTTGTCTTTGATAAAGAAATAGTGTGATAGGTGGAAATTATGTGTTAACCCAAATAAAACAAAGGTTATGGTTTTTAAAAAGAGAGACAACTTATGAGGGATATTAACTTTGTGTACAAAGACCAAGCGTTAGAAATTTTGTAATCATTTACATACGTTGGAAATGTATTCACTACAGGATGATCTTTTGCAAATAACTTTGAAACACTTGCATGTCAAGCCTCAAAGGCTGTTATTAActttaaatcatatttaataaattatccaacaatttcaaaacataccaaattaaagttgtttgatcagcttgttttaccaattttaaataatgGGTTATACATCTGGTGCTTAATTGAGTCAATGGAAATTGAAAAAGTTAAGCTAAATTTGTGCAAAAAATCTGTTTGGCGTGAAAGTTCAAAtacattataatttttatatggtGAACTTGGAAGAACATCCTTGATAACTAAAACAGCCATTAATGTAATACGGTATTGGTTGAAAATTATTCAATTAGAAGATCATAACTATGTTAAGTGTTTTATAGCAGCATTTGTGCGAATTTTATACATAAACCAAATAAACATTCTTGGGCAAAATATGTTTGTAATCTGTTGCAGATCTTAGGTTTCCAATAAGCATGGCTAAGCACAGGTGAAGGTGATGGAATGTGTTTTTTATCCTTGGTAATGTCtagattaaatgatacatttatccaATGATCCATTGGATGTCAGAACTTAATGATTCTTCAAGAGCAATAGATTACAGacagttttgtaaatttgaagTGCAACCTTACTAATAAACTGTACGTATAAGTAAGTTTAGATCTGTTTTTTGTAGATTAAGGATGTCATCCCATAGACTAGAAATCGAATAAGGCAGATGGCAGAAACCTGAAGCCATACAATTTTCGAGacagaaaatgtcaacattgcaatgttcttgaggatgaatatcattttttattagaatgttctttatatgatgatattagaaaattatatataaaaaatattactggaaaaggacaaacattatacaatttatttgattcatgcaatcggataatacaagtaccaacataaacttaattatgtatgtacataaagcaattagtcaaagaaacctgtacaaatattataataattataatgattattgtatataattcattactcaaacttgacttctcgctctcttgtagattcgtctttgttgtttttgatgttatcGTTATAGCGTCTGTTGATGAATAGATTCTAAATGATGTTATTCAAAATTATTTGACATAGACCTTTTCATTTATTGATACTTAATTGtacaacttatgaaattcaatactgatcacttgtcatgcctttatatatgttactatttttgtatcatgtatactcatggagtgtatgtttattgtatatattatatataccataaaccatattaattaaaaatataataataatatcatataaatgctttgttttataatttacatagtctatgataaatattgaactCAATTAATAC
Protein-coding sequences here:
- the LOC127844195 gene encoding neuronal acetylcholine receptor subunit beta-3-like isoform X2 → MDSEDASGSKIEKKCLSIGYNSNSLPDIYNKIMERYRKNLHPNFGSQETFNVTINSRLETLIQLDQVEERLSSVMSFTINWRDTRLDWMNDILCLVNQNVSAKLPRQAFFMELDKELIWRPSITIANPHSPRYMLSDNIGSQVVDVMFLGEVTWEYSQIVETRCSVDSTHFPFDKQFCEIQISVPSYSGSEISLTHCINPDTLSTGEWQILTFKQFQTKKKIGFRQVFIIEYELERKPLNTFVIIVIPVFILVSMVPLVFLIPKESGERLSLAVTGLLAVSVYMSLVAGSLPSSSDPMPLINVCIFVWFLSNAAIVIIVILDSALNVKKETKHVPSVCDPIVTFARRLRCEVKKVSEHDSSEEDIEMVSHNDGTHNRNDRGKSNFQDRKITWQHVSRALDTYMIVIIYAIKIVFAVCVFIVLYYGDVDKSSPRVQAARLQSIISQVIVCEDNGI